One segment of Primulina tabacum isolate GXHZ01 chromosome 14, ASM2559414v2, whole genome shotgun sequence DNA contains the following:
- the LOC142525233 gene encoding uncharacterized protein LOC142525233 isoform X2 produces MLRSNQSPAILIFLFFFIFICSLTHHSLAHNFERRVLKRRTLMGIKETPAGGNFTFDCSPSGPCIPCSRSEKRDQSFHCGETGYRIRLKCDSVGSGSEEVKGLKEKRTRSALESTDLLVNDGPRRRLLSDTAKSESVSGAYVTYRSCIPAVSEEKLSVLGFQKKLTMGVMFKRPV; encoded by the exons ATGCTTCGTTCAAATCAATCGCCAGCAATTTTGATTTTCCTattcttcttcatttttataTGTTCTTTAACTCATCATTCTCTAGCTCACAATTT TGAAAGAAGGGTTCTTAAGAGGAGGACTCTAATGGGTATTAAAGAGACACCAGCTGGAGGAAATTTCACGTTTGATTGCTCTCCTTCTGGTCCTTGCATTCCCTGCTCTCGCTCCGAAAAG AGGGATCAAAGTTTTCATTGTGGTGAAACTGGTTATCGTATTCGTTTGAAATGTGATTCAGTTGGATCTGGTTCAGAAGAAGTAAAAGGCCTCAAAGAAAAAAGGACTCGATCTGCTCTTGAGAGTACAGATTTGCTTGTAAATGATGGACCAAGAAGAAGATTGCTAAGTGACACAGCAAAATCAGAAAGTGTATCAGGTGCCTATGTCACCTATAGAAGCTGCATACCTGCAGTAAGTGAAGAAAAATTATCCGTTCTTGGCTTTCAG AAGAAGTTAACCATGGGAGTTATGTTTAAGAGACCAGTGTAA
- the LOC142525233 gene encoding uncharacterized protein LOC142525233 isoform X1 — protein sequence MLRSNQSPAILIFLFFFIFICSLTHHSLAHNFERRVLKRRTLMGIKETPAGGNFTFDCSPSGPCIPCSRSEKRDQSFHCGETGYRIRLKCDSVGSGSEEVKGLKEKRTRSALESTDLLVNDGPRRRLLSDTAKSESVSGAYVTYRSCIPAVSEEKLSVLGFQALMMALLLSSGSFLYFRRKRSAAATAAAVGLVRLPTNSRF from the exons ATGCTTCGTTCAAATCAATCGCCAGCAATTTTGATTTTCCTattcttcttcatttttataTGTTCTTTAACTCATCATTCTCTAGCTCACAATTT TGAAAGAAGGGTTCTTAAGAGGAGGACTCTAATGGGTATTAAAGAGACACCAGCTGGAGGAAATTTCACGTTTGATTGCTCTCCTTCTGGTCCTTGCATTCCCTGCTCTCGCTCCGAAAAG AGGGATCAAAGTTTTCATTGTGGTGAAACTGGTTATCGTATTCGTTTGAAATGTGATTCAGTTGGATCTGGTTCAGAAGAAGTAAAAGGCCTCAAAGAAAAAAGGACTCGATCTGCTCTTGAGAGTACAGATTTGCTTGTAAATGATGGACCAAGAAGAAGATTGCTAAGTGACACAGCAAAATCAGAAAGTGTATCAGGTGCCTATGTCACCTATAGAAGCTGCATACCTGCAGTAAGTGAAGAAAAATTATCCGTTCTTGGCTTTCAG GCGCTCATGATGGCTTTACTGCTAAGCAGTGGCTCTTTCTTGTACTTCAGACGGAAGAGAAGTGCTGCGGCAACCGCCGCCGCTGTTGGGCTAGTCAGGCTTCCAACTAATTCTAGGTTTTGA
- the LOC142524178 gene encoding phospholipid-transporting ATPase 3-like isoform X2 yields MALRRRTVSRRPARFDLERSSRRRQVIEWFFATIVMQTSSLGSREILSQLQSMTSLHFYQRDFLSRRVANLYFLMISILSCTPISPVSPITNVLPLTLVLLVSLVKEAWEDWKRFQNDMAINNSSIEVLQDRKWVSIPWKKLQVGDIVKVKQDGFFPADLLFLASTNPDGVCYIETANLDGETNLKIRKASEKTWDYVTPEKVAEFKGEIQCEQPNNSLYTFTGNLILDKQTLPLSPNQLLLRGCNLRNTEYIVGTVIFTGHETKVMMNSMKIPSKRSTLEKKLDKLILILFSVLFCMCLLGAIGSGVFINQKYYYLRFDSSERQFDPGNKYVVAVLTFFTLITLYSPIIPISLYVSVEMIKFIQSTQFINNDLHMYHAESNTPASARTSNLNEELGQVEYIFSDKTGTLTRNLMEFFKCSIAGDVYGSGVSEIELGTAQRTGVKAEDQRPSNSAREKGFNFDDARLMRGAWKNEPNPESCKEFFRCLAICHTVLPEGDESPEKIRYQAASPDEAALVTAAKNFGFFFFKRSPTTIYVRESHVDKMGKVQDVPYEILNVLEFNSTRKRQSVICRYSDGRLVLYCKGADTVIYERLAIGDQDLKRTTREHLEQFGAAGLRTLCLAYRDLNSDVYESWNEKYIQAKSALRDREKKLDEVAELIEKELVLIGCTAIEDKLQEGVPACIETLSRAGIKIWVLTGDKLETAINIAYACKLMNNSMKQFIISSETDAIREIEDMGDQVELARVMKDTVKNDLRRYHEEAQQYLHSAPGSKLALVIDGKCLMYALDPSLRGMLLNLSLNCNAVVCCRVSPLQKAQVTSLVKKGAKKITLSIGDGANDVSMIQAAHVGVGISGQEGMQAVMASDFAIAQFRFLTELLLVHGRWSYLRICKVVTYFFYKNLMFTFTQFWFTFRTGFSGQRFYDDWFQSLYNVIFTALPVIILGLFDKDVNFSLSKKYPELYKEGIRNTFFKWRVVATWAFFAIYQSLVFYYFVVASSDRAMNSAGKMFGLWDVSTMAFTCVVVTVNLRLLMMCNTITRWHHISVGGSILAWFIFVFIYSGVVLPKAQENIYFVIYVLMSTIYFYLTLILVPIAALFCDFVYMGAQRWFFPYDYQIVQEIHRNDSDGSRIGLLEIGNDNLTQDEARSYALMQLPGQKSKHTGFAFDSPGYESFFASQAGVFVPQKAWDVARRASMKSRPKAARNN; encoded by the exons CTCGTTAAAGAAGCGTGGGAGGACTGG AAACGTTTCCAAAATGATATGGCCATCAATAATTCCAGCATAGAAGTGTTGCAAGATCGGAAATGGGTATCCATCCCTTGGAAGAAGCTGCAGGTTGGAGATATAGTCAAG GTGAAACAAGATGGATTTTTCCCAGCTGATCTGTTGTTCCTTGCTAGCACAAACCCTGATGGTGTCTGCTACATTGAG ACTGCAAATCTTGATGGGGAAACTAACTTGAAGATAAGGAAAGCATCAGAAAAAACTTGGGACTATGTGACACCAGAGAAAGTGGCTGAATTTAAGG GTGAGATACAATGCGAGCAACCAAACAATTCGCTGTACACCTTTACTGGCAACTTGATCCTTGATAAACAAACCTTGCCGCTCAGTCCAAATCAACTTCTGTTACGG GGCTGTAACTTGAGGAACACTGAGTACATTGTTGGTACAGTAATTTTTACAGGTCATGAGACAAAG GTTATGATGAACTCTATGAAAATTCCTTCCAAAAGAAGCACTCTAGAGAAGAAACTTGACAAACTTATACTTATTCTGTTTAGTGTTCTCTTCTGCATGTGTCTTTTGGGTGCTATAGGCAG TGGTGTGTTCATAAATCAGAAGTACTACTATTTGCGGTTTGACAGCTCAGAGAGACAGTTTGATCCTGGCAATAAATATGTG GTTGCTGTCTTGACATTTTTTACCCTCATAACTCTCTATTCGCCAATCATTCCAATCTCTCTATATGTTTCTGTTGAG ATGATTAAATTTATTCAGTCCACTCAATTTATTAACAATGATTTACACATGTACCACGCTGAGAGCAATACCCCTGCTTCGGCACGGACATCCAATTTGAATGAAGAACTTGGGCAG GTGGAGTATATATTCTCTGACAAAACCGGAACCCTGACAAGAAACTTGATGGAGTTTTTTAAATGTTCAATTGCTGGAGATGTTTATGGTTCTGGTGTCAGCGAAATCGAGTTGGGAACAGCTCAGAGGACTGGAGTAAAAGCTGAG GATCAGAGGCCTTCAAATTCAGCACGCGAAAAGGGATTCAACTTTGATGATGCCCGACTTATGCGTGGTGCTTGGAAGAATGAACCTAATCCAGAGTCTTGCAAA GAATTTTTCAGGTGCCTTGCAATATGTCATACTGTGCTTCCTGAAGGTGATGAATCTCCTGAAAAGATTCGATATCAAGCTGCATCTCCTGATGAGGCTGCTTTGGTTACAGCAGCGAAGAACTTTGGCTTCTTTTTCttcaa GCGTTCACCAACAACAATTTATGTTCGTGAGTCACATGTTGATAAGATGGGAAAGGTTCAGGATGTTCCATACGAAATTTTGAATGTCCTCGAGTTCAACAG TACAAGGAAGCGGCAGTCTGTCATATGCCGCTATTCAGATGGTAGACTTGTACTCTACTGCAAG GGTGCGGATACAGTAATATATGAAAGATTGGCCATTGGAGACCAGGATTTGAAGAGAACAACCAGGGAGCATTTGGAGCAATTCGGAGCTGCTGGATTGCGTACACTTTGCCTGGCTTATAGAGATTTGAATTCTGACGTGTATGAGAGTTGGAATGAGAAATACATTCAGGCAAAATCAGCTCTCCGAGATAGGGAGAAGAAATTGGATGAG GTTGCTGAACTAATTGAGAAGGAGCTTGTTTTGATTGGATGTACGGCAATCGAAGACAAGCTTCAAGAGGGAGTGCCAGCTTGCATAGAGACCCTCTCGCGAGCTGGAATTAAAATATGGGTGCTAACCGGAGACAAGTTGGAGACAGCAATAAATATTGCTTACG CATGCAAGTTAATGAATAATAGCATGAAGCAATTTATAATCAGTTCAGAAACTGATGCTATCAGAGAAATTGAGGACATG GGTGATCAAGTTGAACTTGCTCGTGTTATGAAAGATACGGTGAAAAATGACCTAAGAAGATATCATGAAGAAGCTCAACAGTACCTTCATTCTGCACCTGGATCAAAATTGGCACTTGTGATTGATGGAAAGTGTTTGATGTATGCATTGGACCCCAGTTTACGAGGAATGCTCCTTAATCTGAGCTTAAATTGCAATGCTGTAGTTTGCTGCCGAGTTTCTCCACTTCAGAAGGCACAG GTGACAAGCTTAGTTAAGAAAGGTGCAAAGAAGATTACCCTTAGTATTGGTGATGGTGCTAATGATGTTAGCATGATTCAAGCAGCTCATGTTGGTGTTGGAATAAGTGGACAGGAGGGGATGCAAGCAGTGATGGCAAGTGATTTTGCCATTGCACAGTTTCGCTTCCTCACAGAATTACTCCTTGTGCATGGGCGGTGGTCATATCTCAGAATATGCAAG GTTGTGACATACTTCTTCTACAAGAACCTGATGTTTACTTTCACTCAGTTTTGGTTCACTTTCCGGACTGGATTTTCTGGCCAGAGGTTTTATGATGATTGGTTTCAATCTCTGTACAATGTGATATTCACTGCCCTACCTGTGATAATTCTTGGACTTTTCGATAAG GATGTTAATTTTTCTCTATCcaagaaatatcccgagttatacAAGGAAGGAATAAGGAATACTTTCTTCAAATGGAGGGTTGTGGCAACATGGGCCTTTTTTGCAATCTATCAATCACTAGTTTTCTATTACTTTGTCGTTGCTTCAAGTGATCGTGCTATGAATTCAGCTGGCAAGATGTTTGGCTTGTGGGATGTCAGCACAATGGCATTTACTTGTGTTGTCGTGACTGTCAACTTGCGCCTCCTCATGATGTGTAACACAATTACTAGATGGCACCACATCAGTGTTGGAGGAAGCATATTAGCTTGGTTCATTTTTGTCTTCATTTACTCGGGTGTTGTCTTGCCTAAAGCACAA GAGAATATCTATTTTGTGATTTATGTCCTAATGAGTACCATTTATTTCTACCTTACTCTGATTCTCGTCCCCATCGCCGCACTGTTTTGCGACTTCGTATACATGGG GGCTCAAAGATGGTTCTTTCCCTACGATTATCAAATCGTCCAAGAAATTCACAGGAATGATTCTGATGGTAGTAGGATAGGATTACTCGAAATAGGAAACGACAATCTTACTCAAGATGAGGCACGTAGCTATGCTCTGATGCAACTCCCGGGTCAGAAGTCGAAGCACACAGGCTTTGCTTTCGATTCACCAGGTTATGAGTCTTTTTTCGCATCACAGGCTGGAGTTTTTGTGCCTCAGAAGGCATGGGATGTGGCTCGGCGAGCGAGCATGAAGTCACGGCCTAAGGCAGCACGAAACAATTGA
- the LOC142524178 gene encoding phospholipid-transporting ATPase 3-like isoform X1, with translation MAGWRGSRLGGGDGSPTANSVSSSRTVRLGKVQPQAPGHRMVFCNDRDANILARFKGNSVSTTKYDVFTFLPKGLFEQFRRVANLYFLMISILSCTPISPVSPITNVLPLTLVLLVSLVKEAWEDWKRFQNDMAINNSSIEVLQDRKWVSIPWKKLQVGDIVKVKQDGFFPADLLFLASTNPDGVCYIETANLDGETNLKIRKASEKTWDYVTPEKVAEFKGEIQCEQPNNSLYTFTGNLILDKQTLPLSPNQLLLRGCNLRNTEYIVGTVIFTGHETKVMMNSMKIPSKRSTLEKKLDKLILILFSVLFCMCLLGAIGSGVFINQKYYYLRFDSSERQFDPGNKYVVAVLTFFTLITLYSPIIPISLYVSVEMIKFIQSTQFINNDLHMYHAESNTPASARTSNLNEELGQVEYIFSDKTGTLTRNLMEFFKCSIAGDVYGSGVSEIELGTAQRTGVKAEDQRPSNSAREKGFNFDDARLMRGAWKNEPNPESCKEFFRCLAICHTVLPEGDESPEKIRYQAASPDEAALVTAAKNFGFFFFKRSPTTIYVRESHVDKMGKVQDVPYEILNVLEFNSTRKRQSVICRYSDGRLVLYCKGADTVIYERLAIGDQDLKRTTREHLEQFGAAGLRTLCLAYRDLNSDVYESWNEKYIQAKSALRDREKKLDEVAELIEKELVLIGCTAIEDKLQEGVPACIETLSRAGIKIWVLTGDKLETAINIAYACKLMNNSMKQFIISSETDAIREIEDMGDQVELARVMKDTVKNDLRRYHEEAQQYLHSAPGSKLALVIDGKCLMYALDPSLRGMLLNLSLNCNAVVCCRVSPLQKAQVTSLVKKGAKKITLSIGDGANDVSMIQAAHVGVGISGQEGMQAVMASDFAIAQFRFLTELLLVHGRWSYLRICKVVTYFFYKNLMFTFTQFWFTFRTGFSGQRFYDDWFQSLYNVIFTALPVIILGLFDKDVNFSLSKKYPELYKEGIRNTFFKWRVVATWAFFAIYQSLVFYYFVVASSDRAMNSAGKMFGLWDVSTMAFTCVVVTVNLRLLMMCNTITRWHHISVGGSILAWFIFVFIYSGVVLPKAQENIYFVIYVLMSTIYFYLTLILVPIAALFCDFVYMGAQRWFFPYDYQIVQEIHRNDSDGSRIGLLEIGNDNLTQDEARSYALMQLPGQKSKHTGFAFDSPGYESFFASQAGVFVPQKAWDVARRASMKSRPKAARNN, from the exons CTCGTTAAAGAAGCGTGGGAGGACTGG AAACGTTTCCAAAATGATATGGCCATCAATAATTCCAGCATAGAAGTGTTGCAAGATCGGAAATGGGTATCCATCCCTTGGAAGAAGCTGCAGGTTGGAGATATAGTCAAG GTGAAACAAGATGGATTTTTCCCAGCTGATCTGTTGTTCCTTGCTAGCACAAACCCTGATGGTGTCTGCTACATTGAG ACTGCAAATCTTGATGGGGAAACTAACTTGAAGATAAGGAAAGCATCAGAAAAAACTTGGGACTATGTGACACCAGAGAAAGTGGCTGAATTTAAGG GTGAGATACAATGCGAGCAACCAAACAATTCGCTGTACACCTTTACTGGCAACTTGATCCTTGATAAACAAACCTTGCCGCTCAGTCCAAATCAACTTCTGTTACGG GGCTGTAACTTGAGGAACACTGAGTACATTGTTGGTACAGTAATTTTTACAGGTCATGAGACAAAG GTTATGATGAACTCTATGAAAATTCCTTCCAAAAGAAGCACTCTAGAGAAGAAACTTGACAAACTTATACTTATTCTGTTTAGTGTTCTCTTCTGCATGTGTCTTTTGGGTGCTATAGGCAG TGGTGTGTTCATAAATCAGAAGTACTACTATTTGCGGTTTGACAGCTCAGAGAGACAGTTTGATCCTGGCAATAAATATGTG GTTGCTGTCTTGACATTTTTTACCCTCATAACTCTCTATTCGCCAATCATTCCAATCTCTCTATATGTTTCTGTTGAG ATGATTAAATTTATTCAGTCCACTCAATTTATTAACAATGATTTACACATGTACCACGCTGAGAGCAATACCCCTGCTTCGGCACGGACATCCAATTTGAATGAAGAACTTGGGCAG GTGGAGTATATATTCTCTGACAAAACCGGAACCCTGACAAGAAACTTGATGGAGTTTTTTAAATGTTCAATTGCTGGAGATGTTTATGGTTCTGGTGTCAGCGAAATCGAGTTGGGAACAGCTCAGAGGACTGGAGTAAAAGCTGAG GATCAGAGGCCTTCAAATTCAGCACGCGAAAAGGGATTCAACTTTGATGATGCCCGACTTATGCGTGGTGCTTGGAAGAATGAACCTAATCCAGAGTCTTGCAAA GAATTTTTCAGGTGCCTTGCAATATGTCATACTGTGCTTCCTGAAGGTGATGAATCTCCTGAAAAGATTCGATATCAAGCTGCATCTCCTGATGAGGCTGCTTTGGTTACAGCAGCGAAGAACTTTGGCTTCTTTTTCttcaa GCGTTCACCAACAACAATTTATGTTCGTGAGTCACATGTTGATAAGATGGGAAAGGTTCAGGATGTTCCATACGAAATTTTGAATGTCCTCGAGTTCAACAG TACAAGGAAGCGGCAGTCTGTCATATGCCGCTATTCAGATGGTAGACTTGTACTCTACTGCAAG GGTGCGGATACAGTAATATATGAAAGATTGGCCATTGGAGACCAGGATTTGAAGAGAACAACCAGGGAGCATTTGGAGCAATTCGGAGCTGCTGGATTGCGTACACTTTGCCTGGCTTATAGAGATTTGAATTCTGACGTGTATGAGAGTTGGAATGAGAAATACATTCAGGCAAAATCAGCTCTCCGAGATAGGGAGAAGAAATTGGATGAG GTTGCTGAACTAATTGAGAAGGAGCTTGTTTTGATTGGATGTACGGCAATCGAAGACAAGCTTCAAGAGGGAGTGCCAGCTTGCATAGAGACCCTCTCGCGAGCTGGAATTAAAATATGGGTGCTAACCGGAGACAAGTTGGAGACAGCAATAAATATTGCTTACG CATGCAAGTTAATGAATAATAGCATGAAGCAATTTATAATCAGTTCAGAAACTGATGCTATCAGAGAAATTGAGGACATG GGTGATCAAGTTGAACTTGCTCGTGTTATGAAAGATACGGTGAAAAATGACCTAAGAAGATATCATGAAGAAGCTCAACAGTACCTTCATTCTGCACCTGGATCAAAATTGGCACTTGTGATTGATGGAAAGTGTTTGATGTATGCATTGGACCCCAGTTTACGAGGAATGCTCCTTAATCTGAGCTTAAATTGCAATGCTGTAGTTTGCTGCCGAGTTTCTCCACTTCAGAAGGCACAG GTGACAAGCTTAGTTAAGAAAGGTGCAAAGAAGATTACCCTTAGTATTGGTGATGGTGCTAATGATGTTAGCATGATTCAAGCAGCTCATGTTGGTGTTGGAATAAGTGGACAGGAGGGGATGCAAGCAGTGATGGCAAGTGATTTTGCCATTGCACAGTTTCGCTTCCTCACAGAATTACTCCTTGTGCATGGGCGGTGGTCATATCTCAGAATATGCAAG GTTGTGACATACTTCTTCTACAAGAACCTGATGTTTACTTTCACTCAGTTTTGGTTCACTTTCCGGACTGGATTTTCTGGCCAGAGGTTTTATGATGATTGGTTTCAATCTCTGTACAATGTGATATTCACTGCCCTACCTGTGATAATTCTTGGACTTTTCGATAAG GATGTTAATTTTTCTCTATCcaagaaatatcccgagttatacAAGGAAGGAATAAGGAATACTTTCTTCAAATGGAGGGTTGTGGCAACATGGGCCTTTTTTGCAATCTATCAATCACTAGTTTTCTATTACTTTGTCGTTGCTTCAAGTGATCGTGCTATGAATTCAGCTGGCAAGATGTTTGGCTTGTGGGATGTCAGCACAATGGCATTTACTTGTGTTGTCGTGACTGTCAACTTGCGCCTCCTCATGATGTGTAACACAATTACTAGATGGCACCACATCAGTGTTGGAGGAAGCATATTAGCTTGGTTCATTTTTGTCTTCATTTACTCGGGTGTTGTCTTGCCTAAAGCACAA GAGAATATCTATTTTGTGATTTATGTCCTAATGAGTACCATTTATTTCTACCTTACTCTGATTCTCGTCCCCATCGCCGCACTGTTTTGCGACTTCGTATACATGGG GGCTCAAAGATGGTTCTTTCCCTACGATTATCAAATCGTCCAAGAAATTCACAGGAATGATTCTGATGGTAGTAGGATAGGATTACTCGAAATAGGAAACGACAATCTTACTCAAGATGAGGCACGTAGCTATGCTCTGATGCAACTCCCGGGTCAGAAGTCGAAGCACACAGGCTTTGCTTTCGATTCACCAGGTTATGAGTCTTTTTTCGCATCACAGGCTGGAGTTTTTGTGCCTCAGAAGGCATGGGATGTGGCTCGGCGAGCGAGCATGAAGTCACGGCCTAAGGCAGCACGAAACAATTGA
- the LOC142525233 gene encoding uncharacterized protein LOC142525233 isoform X4: MGIKETPAGGNFTFDCSPSGPCIPCSRSEKRDQSFHCGETGYRIRLKCDSVGSGSEEVKGLKEKRTRSALESTDLLVNDGPRRRLLSDTAKSESVSGAYVTYRSCIPAVSEEKLSVLGFQALMMALLLSSGSFLYFRRKRSAAATAAAVGLVRLPTNSRF; this comes from the exons ATGGGTATTAAAGAGACACCAGCTGGAGGAAATTTCACGTTTGATTGCTCTCCTTCTGGTCCTTGCATTCCCTGCTCTCGCTCCGAAAAG AGGGATCAAAGTTTTCATTGTGGTGAAACTGGTTATCGTATTCGTTTGAAATGTGATTCAGTTGGATCTGGTTCAGAAGAAGTAAAAGGCCTCAAAGAAAAAAGGACTCGATCTGCTCTTGAGAGTACAGATTTGCTTGTAAATGATGGACCAAGAAGAAGATTGCTAAGTGACACAGCAAAATCAGAAAGTGTATCAGGTGCCTATGTCACCTATAGAAGCTGCATACCTGCAGTAAGTGAAGAAAAATTATCCGTTCTTGGCTTTCAG GCGCTCATGATGGCTTTACTGCTAAGCAGTGGCTCTTTCTTGTACTTCAGACGGAAGAGAAGTGCTGCGGCAACCGCCGCCGCTGTTGGGCTAGTCAGGCTTCCAACTAATTCTAGGTTTTGA
- the LOC142525233 gene encoding uncharacterized protein LOC142525233 isoform X3 yields the protein MLRSNQSPAILIFLFFFIFICSLTHHSLAHNFERRVLKRRTLMGIKETPAGGNFTFDCSPSGPCIPCSRSEKRDQSFHCGETGYRIRLKCDSVGSGSEEVKGLKEKRTRSALESTDLLVNDGPRRRLLSDTAKSESVSGAYVTYRSCIPAVSEEKLSVLGFQVHHQSPGSRGKA from the exons ATGCTTCGTTCAAATCAATCGCCAGCAATTTTGATTTTCCTattcttcttcatttttataTGTTCTTTAACTCATCATTCTCTAGCTCACAATTT TGAAAGAAGGGTTCTTAAGAGGAGGACTCTAATGGGTATTAAAGAGACACCAGCTGGAGGAAATTTCACGTTTGATTGCTCTCCTTCTGGTCCTTGCATTCCCTGCTCTCGCTCCGAAAAG AGGGATCAAAGTTTTCATTGTGGTGAAACTGGTTATCGTATTCGTTTGAAATGTGATTCAGTTGGATCTGGTTCAGAAGAAGTAAAAGGCCTCAAAGAAAAAAGGACTCGATCTGCTCTTGAGAGTACAGATTTGCTTGTAAATGATGGACCAAGAAGAAGATTGCTAAGTGACACAGCAAAATCAGAAAGTGTATCAGGTGCCTATGTCACCTATAGAAGCTGCATACCTGCAGTAAGTGAAGAAAAATTATCCGTTCTTGGCTTTCAG GTGCATCACCAATCACCAGGGTCCAGGGGTAAAGCTTGA